DNA from Drosophila suzukii chromosome 2R, CBGP_Dsuzu_IsoJpt1.0, whole genome shotgun sequence:
actaaaatattaattaatggTTTATACCCATTAAACCATTCTCAAAATATATTACTATGTTTCTGCTTTAAGTTTTCTGAACTCTTGAGTACATTAAATCCAAATAGCCCCTGTTCAAAGGACACAGAAAATGCATTAAGTGATATTAGCAAGGGTTTCTGATAACTTATCTTGCTTATTACTTATTACTTTGGACATGGAATCTAAcatcaaattatttaatttcatcTATCCCAGTTCAACTAGGTGAAATATACCTGTAGTTGCCGTGGCTTTTGTTATAGTTATTGCTGTGGCTGTTTTCGTTGTTCTCGCTACCTTAGCATCCTTGCCCTTGGCGCGCGCTTTTCTTCCTCTGCTAGGGTCCTTCCGCCCCCATCCCCatacccccccccccccccctcctCGTGTCGCTTTTTGTTCCTTTTCCTGTGTGCCTTGTGCCTTCCTTCCTGTTCGGCATGAACGTGCGTTGTTTCCTTCGCGCTCGGGCTTTTGGCATTGGCCTGTCCGTGTTTTGTGCGTGTTTGCTAGGGCTCAGCCTCAGTTTCCCAGCATTTTGGTTCTTTTTTTTCCTATTTGGCGTTTGCCATTTGCTATTTGTTATTTTATACGCTTGGCTTCGAGCGCTTTTCCTTTGTGTCTGTGTGTACATTTAAATCGcaatcaaataataataaaaacttcAGCGAGCAGGCAAAAAAAGTGATCGGTGACATTGTACTGGATACAGTGCATTAGAGTCGAAGCCATATCCTGATGGATGGCTGGATTTGGCTGTGTTTTGTGTCAGCCatggcgtatacgcaatgtgGTGGATCTGTTGACTTATCGTCCGGGAAACTTCTTGTGGGCTTAAGTGGTAAATTGATAATATTAGGGGGGTCCCATGAGCCTTCTGGGATGTTTTGCTGCTAAGGAAATCTGATTTCTTTTGGtgaaaaagtttgtattttcAAAAATGGATATGTAAACATTgctttaaataattatttagtatttttacGATTTTATAAATATCAAGGTCAatgaaaacaaacattttaatagctAATAACCAAAGGAGCAAAAGGAAAAATCGATTACACATATTTATTGTTGCAAGCGTGCGGAATACACTAAATATGCGAACTTTGACCTTTGCAAGGGTGCAACTGAGAGTGGGAGAGGGGTCGAGAAAAGCTAGCCACGGCTAAAGCAATAAGCTGTTAAACTGCTTGTGCATGTCAGCACGAGCTTTTCCCCGGCTTTCCCGACACTTCCCGCTCCATTCGCTCACTATCTCTCCGCCGCAGATGTTGTTGCATTTCCCTGACAATGCAACTGCCAATATCCATGGATGTGGATATAAGCAGGAATACGGATGTGGAAGGCCGATTGTGTAAGTTGTTTGCGGCTAACATTGACATTTGTGTCCATTTAAGCGTAGTGCTTCCTCAAGGGAACCGCGCTCATATGCAACATATGATAATCAAATCAGATTGCGTGAATACATCGGTACACCTGGAGCAAAAGCCAGAACTGAGCGTTAAAAGCTGTAGAATTTGACAAGAGGGACTTCAGGATATAACCTAAAAACCCATCATATTAaagattaaaaatattatcttatttttttaatagaaaaacattttaatttgtatgTTTTCCTTTTCTATATTCcctaataaataaatagttttgTGGCACAGATATCTCTAGGAAATAAAATTACTTctaaaggtgtctaaaagtgtGCAACAATATACTTTGAGTTAGGAAGGATTCATCAATATAGACATCTTATTTATTACAGTACTGTTGCAAAGCCCTATAAAATAGATAAGTTAAAGAAATAATCTGTTCTTACAATGTATTACTATTTTTATTGTGAGTGTAGTCCACCCACGTGCATACAAATTTCGAATATCTGCTCGCTTGCATCTGAATCAATGTCGAAGGCCGAAGGTTGCCTACACGTCGCCAATAAATTCCTCCCCAGCATAGCATCCTGTGTCAGCATTCCACCAATTCCTGCAACTGCTGCATGATCAAACCCTGCAGCATTTCCCTGGCCAAAATGCATCCGTGGCACGGGCAATCACGGGAATTGGGAATGTGCTCCGTCCGCAGGTTCGTCAGTTGCAGTCGCCGTTGCGCCTCTCTTCTAGAGCGCTTCTTCAGGGTCCTGACTTTGCAGTAGACACAGCTATAGATGGTAATCCCTGTTTATAAAGATACATCATTGTATTAGAAAGAAAATGCTGATAAGATTCATATTTTCTAGAATATCTACTTATTTTGAAGATTATTTATCAAATGGAAATTCTTGAGGGTAACATTGAGTCCAAAAGAAGCAAATTTGAATTTAGATCTTAAAATGGTGGATAAATCACATCAATGAAGTGTGAAATTCACGAAGATGCCTTTGATTGGGATTTGAAATGTTGTTAAGCCTTTACATTAATCACCACAATCTGAATTTAAATAAGTTAATTTTAAGGTTAAGGTTGTTAGATTGTTTCCATTTGGAACATAGTTATTTCGTACCTTAATGTTTCAGctattgaaataaaaatattttaatccGAGCCAACTTACCAACTCCCACAACGGCAATGTGTAAAAGCAGAACCATAAAGACAAAGCGAGCATAGTGCCTATGTTGCCTCAGATCTTCTATTGGGAATTCAATTTCCCCATTGCTGCTTATATTTGCAACTGTTTGGCCAACAATAGAGGTTTCCACCAGCGTGTTCAAATCTAATTCCGTGGAATTCTCGCCAGTATTGTTTTCGTTATCGAACTCGAACATTTGCAGCAGCTGCGTTTCATTTAGCCAGTCAAAGTCTTTACCGGAATGCATAGAAATTgttattcaaaaataaataatcaaatgAAACACGGCAGCATTCCAAAGTGCACTTACCTGTAAAGTTTTCATCGGATTTGACCAGGGGATCAAGGGTTATCGATGCGAACAGCAGCAACGTCCACCTGGCCATGTTTACCTGGGCGGACAGACCCATGGTGTTCCGGCAATTGTTCCAATGCAACTGAACAAACTTAAAGCGTTCTGTTGGGATCAGTTGAGTGTTATCAACAATACAGCTGTTTCTGGGCAACGAAAGACAACTTTAATTGGTTGATCttgattttgaaaatataaagaaCCCCATGTCAAGGAAAGAATGCATGCGTAAATTCTTCTTAAGATAAAGATAGATGATTTTATAAGCATGGCCTGCAATCAAAgccttaaaaatgtaaaggtTGGTTGGAATCCACATAAATAgattttattgaaattacaAATTAATGTTCCGGATAAACCGATTTCAAGAAACCCCAAAACTAGATGTCCTTATAGGCTATCTTAgtcttaacataatattggccctttaatgtatttaaatgaaattatcCTTATAAGGATTATATTATAGAAATTTTCAGAAAAAGGCAGTAAAATATAGCTTCTTATAATCTAGTTAAATGCCATCCAAAGGACTTCCAGTGGTCTATGCATTTTCTAGGCACATTGTGGGCTGACCCCACAGTTTCCTGTGCACAGTGAACTCCTGGCGATGCGACAGTTGCTACAGAGGCAGTTGACCTTGGTGGTGTGCAGGAAGGTCAGCTCCAGGACGCGGGCCGTCTCCTGGGGTAAAGTGGGCCACACGATGCTCTGGGTTCGCGGGGCGTAGACATCGAGGCCATCGGATGTCAGCTCCACAGCCTTCGAAATCCGGCAAAAGCAGCAGATACATCCTGACATCCAAATGGAATCGGAAATATCCGAAAAGTGAGTCGGTCAAAGTGATGGTTAACATTAAAACTCACCCAGAAACCCTAAAAGAATTAAGATCATAAGACCCAGAAGAGTCAGCGAAAGGATTTTCATCTGAGCGTCTGCCCACATGAAATCCCGACTTTTATTTACCATCTCATCGCAATGATATTGGTCCAATAAAATGGAAAGTCCTACTATGACAAAAGTGCATCGAGTGGCTGACGCGAAAGACATTTTGTAAATGGTTTCTTTCGCTTTCCACCAAACAATAAACAACTCTAAAATGGGAAAACAAACGAAGGGAAAACAGCTGGAAACAGATGGCGACATCGCCGTGGAACAATAACAATTGGCTTGCAAACTTGTGcgcaaatgaaaattttacAAGTGCTAATCGGCAAAAAGCTTCTTTTGGGCATTTCACCGCCACTTTTTCTTCAACCACGAAAAATAGAAAAACTACTTTTTTACTTTACCAGCAGAATTGTTGACTTAAAGGCTTTGGATTATTCGAGACTTCggatcttaaaaataaaattccatTCCAATTTAGTATAATCAAAATTCAAGAATTCGAACTTGAAATAGGTTTATCTTGGTCTTAATCAAGGATTTCTTAGTCTGCAtgatttttttccttttatcAAACTAACAGTATTTTAATATGGAAAGAAACCGAAAAAAATactattgcatacttttacaCACCCTTTTAACTTATAAGTGATTTTAAGCCCTGGTGGTCTGTGTGGCACCCTCTTATATTTTGGGAAAAAACACATTTGGCTTGCCAATATGTCCTCACTTAAAAAACGAGTTCATACCCTTCACCGCGGCCCACCTCTTCAGCAATATTCCGCCCACATGTCTGAAAGCATTAAATCTGTGTATTTTGCCTGGGTGTGCATTTGTCATAAACCAAATAAAACGCAACCCATTTGCCCTGagaaattacatttaaattgcaaatttaaagtaaaaacaaaacacgGCAGGCAGCATACGCAACACACTCGACAGTCAGATGCACTCAAAACCATGAAAATGTATgcaaaggtggtaaaaaacgagaaggaaatgcgaaaattcTGCGAAAACTGGATAACaagaaaaaattatttgcAGACATAACTCACTTAACTGCCAGATGTCTCTCCTCGCCCTTGTTTATTCATATTTCACGCCCATCACTCTGGTGCATTAATTTTTTCACTCtcattttttttccaaattcaAAACAGAATTGCATGCGATGCCCTTTGGGCAACTAAAAACACAAACGCTTTTAGTTGACGTAATTTTCAATCGATATAGGGGCAATTAACTTAAAAATAGGGTAATGGATATATTGAGTACACGATTATTAAAGGTGACTTTGAAATTGTACCCATTTTCTTTGACAACGCATAACCCCAACTTGTTATccacttaaaatattttcaaattcaGTTCAATTAGTGTCTGGGAAAAACTGCATTTCTTTTCTTCGAGTCCAGGTATTTGTTTTTCCTAACTTCCCAGAACTATCCCTCTACCTAAGAAAGGAAGGCCGCAAGCAATACAAAATTTACTCTGCCATTTTCAACAATTTAATCAACGAAATGATTTGCAATTTgaaattcataaaaaaaagaggaaaatcACTTGAAATGCCACTTTACGCGCATTTTGATTGTGATTTAGCGCTGAATTTGCGATTACCAGGACGATGACAGCGAAGGACGACAGACGATGACGAAGTAGATGAATATTTAATGCGGGGAGCAGGACCCCCAGGGAGTAGAGACGAAGGACCCCTAGGTGAGGCAGGGGGTGGGGGGGGAGCAGCAGAAAATCTGTTTTCCACAAGCATTTTCCAAGGGAAGCACTGGAATGGAGGCAACTTCGTTGCATCGAGACAAATTTGTATGCGTGTGCTTTGGCCTCCGCCGATGGTCGCacttacatacatatacaGAGCTATAGCTATAGCTCCCGCAAAACTGAATAATCGATATTGCACTTGAAATAGCACCAATAATTCATTGAACAGCACCAACTACCCTCTACATGCAAAGGGGCCAGCATCATCTGCTCTTTTTGTTCCTCCCGATGGTTTCATTTGCATCCACTTTTCCGAGAGGCAACACTTGTAACTGCATAATTATTCAAGGCTTTGGTGTCCATCGCTCAGCCATTTATCATCCAATTGCAGTTGTATGTATGATTTAAACGTTTATGCAATCAACATATACctattataatttataaaacttCTACAATTTACGTAACCTACGTTTTATGTTCATATAAGGTTGTTTAAGGCTCAATTTCAATTGTACTGTCATGATTGTCTTCATTACCTGTAGGTGATATATCATGCAGAGGACCTataattcatttttaatgttaatGTTGTTAACTAAGAAATTTCAAATTATATTAATACaactaatttaaatattataaaagaGGTAATACTAAGTTACTAATAATTAATGGCAATGACCTACGTCACCCGTTTCCTTAGTTATTAACTTCTACATTTCTTTTAGcaatttgtaataatttaaaaaatgtacaaaCATTAGAGAAAACATTacaatcaaaattaaaaaaaaaaattttttgccattttctACTCTTAAAGATGATTTGTAGTTCTTATCGTGACAAAAACATTTgtataaaaattgaaaaaaaaattgtttcgGATTTTTACAATCCTGAAGAGGGTTAGTAGTTAGTAGTTAGTAAAGAATTAAATACTTGATCAGCATTACTTTTACTATTGGTTGAGATCTCAACCTACTCTGATCgttataaaatatttgcatttAGATTATGTTTGAAAATCGCCTGATCGAACAATAGGCTAAAACATGACaaatttttatgtttatgtAAAATTCTAATATATGAAATATGAAAGAATGTTAAAAGATATCGTCCGTTCCCTTTTTTTCGTTACCATGTAAAGCCTCTACTATTTGGCCCgactttatattattaatttttggtattataatttttttgcaGTACTTTTTTCATATCCTAGGCCCACCCGTTCTCCTAAACATAATCCGCCCACTTTCACCCAAGGGGCGAAGGTCGCCACTCGCTTTGTTTGCCGCTTGTGGGCAGCCTTCGTGGGTTCAAGTTCAAGTGCTCAGAGCTTGCCCCTTCGTAATTGCCGTGACTTGTGCAACAACAGAAAATTCAGATGGAACGGCGCTGATGATTACCATGATGCCGATGACGAAGGTCCCTTGTCTTGCCTTGGGCTCTTGGGCCAGGGAAATTTAACTTTCgcataaaaatgtcaaaaaagggaaaattaTGAAATGCCAAAAGGCGGAAAACGCTGTCGGCGGATTgctggcaaaaaaaaagaacaggAAAACTAGAATGCAGCTCATGTAAGCGGCTCCACCACCCTTTTCCCCATTTCAGCACTGCAGATTCCCAAGGTCGTTTAGTGCAATTCACCCACCGCCGCCCCTTTGTTCTCATCAAGCGTAAACAAGCGAGAACGCGACGGCAGAAGCTCGAAAACATTTTCACACTCGAATTCACCAAACATAAACAAGGCATAGAACGAGGGtaatgggggggggggggattTGGGTGGTATATGGAATAGGAGTTCTACTCCAACCCCCccttatttatttagtttttcgCTCTCACAcgtggccaactttttatATTAACTATCAACTTTTTTTGTGCTTACAAAACGACCAGGGCAACCCTGCCACACATTCATTATAAAAAAACATGGTAACACTAATAAAAACTggtatttataattatatatttgacCATAGAAATCTCTTCAGGAGAATTTCGgtggaaatatatatataagcatCACACAAAGAGATTTCTGTGACACCCATGAATATAATTTAACCAATacttattaaacttatttaaaaTTGCGATGACAACTCTTTAACTCGTTTAATACAATTTGTAAAATAGGATCATTCATCAAATCAAATTCACTAAAACAAATATCCAATTTCATTTACTGAACTATCAAACTAGTTAATATAAATCCTCTTAAAAACCCtttaaaaaattcattttcaTTCATTTACTAAATCGGATAGTTCAATTAAAAGTTTAAGGGATTTTAGTTGTATTGTTCTTTTTGTATTCAACTATGGGATCAAACATCAGCAATAACTATTGACCAAACATTTGCTTTACAATTTCGTTATATCTCCACCCGAAAAACCCTGACCGAGTGTATTTCTTCAATCAAGTCTCATATCTAAATTGGAACAGCAagttcaaagtttacttttcAGTTGGCAAACTAACCCAACCCATTTATTTACTTAACCCTAATGCCAACTGTTTGTGCAGACTCTTTTACACCGATAAAAATAAGGACAAAGAAGTAGATTCTTTTCTTAAAATTGTGTTTTAACTTCTAACCGTactacttttttttattattttatgaaagACAAAAAAAACCTTCAAACGCAACTGCCAATTTAATGCAATCAATAAAATGTCGTGAACAAAatatgaaatgaaattaaattttgatattTCGTTTCAACTGTAGACTTACGTGCTCCGAATAGTCGAATTGCTGGAATATCGCTCGTAAAAATAGTATAGATTTTCTGTGGGCGTTAAAACGCTTTCGTTTTCACCTGACCGCTGCGAAGGAAAACTTTCCTAGCTCTTTTCACGCTTTTTCAATGGAAACTTTAGCGCTTCCGACTGCCACCCCCCGCTTTTCATTGTCAGCCGCTTGTGTTTCGCTTATATTCCGAAAAGTTCGCACAAAGCtaaatgtttatttgtacTGCAGTTAGTTCTCCGCcagtttgtttgtttgtttgctccTCTGTTTCGTTTTATTGTGATTTTTTCTGTTTGTCGCCGCTGAATCGCATTCTTGGGCCAGGAGGAATCATTAGGAACTATTTACTAAGCAAATGCCACGGGCATTGCGAATGGGTTGGAATAGTTGCAGGCGGAATTCTGGACCGCAAAAAGGGgagggaaaatggaaaaaccAGGCCAGGAGCAGAGCAACCTTGCTCGAAAATGGCAATGGGAATTGGGTATTGTGGTTTTACCCCATTTTCCCTGCGGCTCTTTCCACTCGGAGATGGAATTCCCTGGCCTTTCCCACGATTCAAAGCACATTTTCACAGGTTCACTGAGATCTGAGATCATCATTGGCACACTCACTTGCTTAAATACACATTTGACTGCCTAATTACGAGGCTGTCAACAAATTgccataaaaaaaaacaacaccATCTCAGCCAAGAAAATGTCACAAGAACGTGACCAGGCAAAAAAACACTCAAGCAGTGCCGGAAAAGCAGGAAAATCCTCTCACATCTCATCACATATCCCATCACACGATGTTATGGCCACTACAGAAAGTGTGACAGTTGGACTATATAGTATAAATTATACATATACGGTGTATGTGGGGTGTGTCTGGGGTGGCTGTGAGTGTGTGGGTGACTGTGAGTAGGTGTGAGTGCGCCCAGCATCAAGTGCCATTGACGGCGCGTCATTTTCTTGAGTACTCATTTATCCCCAGCTCAAAAAGTTAGTAccgtcaaaaaaaaaacagtcctgtaagtgtatttaattaaagAAACGGAGATTGCAAAATGTGACAGCAGATTCTTAGTCGATTGAACTAGGATAAGATTTGAATTAGCTTAATTAAATAGATTTTGGATGTCAAAAATTATACTTTCACTAATAAAAAATGCTTTATAGATAAACCAGATTTAACAAATGGGCCCACAATATTGCTCTAACAGAGAGTTTTTATTCCTTTCTAAAACGAAAATTTCTGACAAATTGTTAGGTGGCTGTTAATGAAATTCTAAATAAAGCAAAGttgttttttataatatacACTTAACTTCCGGCTGCGATAATTAAATGCCAATATTCACACTCAAAAGCTAATTAACTAATTTTCCatacttattttttaaacCAAAACTTATTAAGCTGAATATTGtttctatgtttttttttttctttataggATTATTAGAGAACCCATTATTGTGTACAATTTAAAGATCCTTCAAGGACTTTCATAAAATGAAACTAACAAGTAAAAAGGAGAGAAGAAAAAGgcgaaaaatatta
Protein-coding regions in this window:
- the LOC108009988 gene encoding LOW QUALITY PROTEIN: uncharacterized protein (The sequence of the model RefSeq protein was modified relative to this genomic sequence to represent the inferred CDS: substituted 3 bases at 3 genomic stop codons); the protein is MSFASATRCTFVIVGLSILLDQYHCDEMVNKSRDFMWADAQMKILSLTLLGLMILILLGFLGEFXCXPSLXPTHFSDISDSIWMSGCICCFCRISKAVELTSDGLDVYAPRTQSIVWPTLPQETARVLELTFLHTTKVNCLCSNCRIARSSLCTGNCGVNMARWTLLLFASITLDPLVKSDENFTDFDWLNETQLLQMFEFDNENNTGENSTELDLNTLVETSIVGQTVANISSNGEIEFPIEDLRQHRHYARFVFMVLLLHIAVVGVGITIYSCVYCKVRTLKKRSRREAQRRLQLTNLRTEHIPNSRDCPCHGCILAREMLQGLIMQQLQELVEC